The genomic segment CACATATAGTTGAAATAACAGAAGCCCATGTTTTTCTGTGGATCCCATTCAGACAGATCAGAGTTGTTATCGAAAATAGAAAAGCAATTACATTGCAGATATTTAAGATATTTTCCCCTTTCATAAAAGCCTGAAATCCAAACGCGAATATAATTGTGTTCAATATCAGCGATATGATCGTATAGAATCCCTGTTTTCCTGTAATACAGATCAGAAGAAAAAACAGACCACCTGCCAGCAATGCCAGATAACCATCACGCTTTATGGAACGTATGGATTTCCCTGGATTTTCCCTTGAACCGCTTAAAAGGACCGTGTCTCCTTTGTGATATTTCTGATTCTGAACCTGAGACGATGTATATTCATTAGAAATAGAAATCTCTTCCCCTTTATGGGTACCATTTAATATACGCGCTGTAATTTTCTGAGTATAATAATACTCTTCTGCATCCCTGGTTCCTTTTCTGCTCATTGTTTCCTTTTCTGTTACTGAAGATATCTTCGCCAGAGGCGTATGATAAAACCTGGCGTTAAAGCAGGTAAATATAACACAGATAATATAGATGCCTGCTAAGAAATATTTCATCTGAAATACATGAGATTTCATAGGATTCTTTTTTCTCCTTCTTAATAAAAAATATTGCAGCCTTAAAGATACTAATCAGTTACTTTTTATCGAAATACTGTGAGTTCTATATCTTTCAGCTGTTATAATAATCCAGTATTTTTTTCCATATCCGCATTTTCCACTTCTCCAATTAACTGTTCACAGCCAAATAATTCTCTGACTGCATTTTCATATACCACACATTTCTCAGCCTTCTTAATCTTTTTGGCATATTTTTTATTGTTTGTAAACATAGGTGCCAGATAAGACCATAATTCTTTCATACGGAACAGGATATTTCTGTCTCCGGACAGGTCTTCACAATATTCATTATACATCATATCATGAAATCTGCGGATTTCTTCCTTTGACGCAGGTGCACCGCCACGGATCTCTCTGGCAAGTGCAGGATTCTTCAGTGTTCCTCTGCCTGTCATAATGCAGTCCAGGGTCGGAAACATGTCCTGTAATCTGGTACAGTCCTTTGCTGTGACGATATCTCCGTTATAGCAAACCGGGCTCTTGGCCCGCTCCACCGCCTCCCCAAATGTTTCCAGACGTGGCGTATTTTTGTAATAGTCTTTCTGCACTCTTGCGTGAACAATTAACTCTTCCAGTGGATATTTATTATAAATCGTCAGCAGATCTTCAAATTCTTCCGGATCATCCATACCCAATCGAGTCTTGATGGAAATCTTCATATCACATTTACGGAAAATCTCATCCAGGAATTTGTCCAGTTCATCCGGTCTGTCCAGAAATCCCGCACCTCTGCCTTTTGTCACAACAGTCTTTGACGGACAGCCAAGGTTCAGATTCACTTCATTATAACCGTATTCCTGCAGTGTTTCCGCTGTCTGGATAAAATCCTCTGCATTCTTTGTCAAAATCTGGGGAACAGCATACATCCCCTCATTATTCTCAGGCATAATGTCTTTCTTTTC from the Blautia wexlerae DSM 19850 genome contains:
- a CDS encoding tRNA dihydrouridine synthase, which encodes MKIYLAPLEGITGYTYRRALYQCFGGFDKYFIPFILPNQKGHLSTREKKDIMPENNEGMYAVPQILTKNAEDFIQTAETLQEYGYNEVNLNLGCPSKTVVTKGRGAGFLDRPDELDKFLDEIFRKCDMKISIKTRLGMDDPEEFEDLLTIYNKYPLEELIVHARVQKDYYKNTPRLETFGEAVERAKSPVCYNGDIVTAKDCTRLQDMFPTLDCIMTGRGTLKNPALAREIRGGAPASKEEIRRFHDMMYNEYCEDLSGDRNILFRMKELWSYLAPMFTNNKKYAKKIKKAEKCVVYENAVRELFGCEQLIGEVENADMEKNTGLL